Below is a genomic region from Bos javanicus breed banteng chromosome 13, ARS-OSU_banteng_1.0, whole genome shotgun sequence.
CCTAACCTGATATCTATCACATGAAGGTATTGGCAGCCCGCCATGAGGGATCTTGTCTCTACCCCTCACCTTGGCCTCCTGTTCACACCTTGGCttcttctgcttctgccttccAGCATATGCTCAGCAAGCCACCAAGGTCTTTAATGTGGTTTCCCTTTTTGAAGCTTTAATTAGTGGCACCTTGGATCTTGATTGCTTCAGGGGTGGCCACTGAGTCTGACTTCCCAAAATGAATAACCCAGAGTGTGTAAAACAGACTCATTCATTAAATTCGAGAAAAGCAGAGAGGTCTTTATTGTAAATAACCAGGAAGATGGtctattttgttttgaaatgatCACTTTGGTAGGCAGATGAATGATTGGCTGATGGGAGCTAGTTTGCTTCCTACTGAGGATAAATTTTCTCCACCTAAATTAATGTTAATTTAAATTCTGTGTAGAAGACCATCTAATCTGTTAACTATGATGTAGTTTCCATTAACTGCTGCATGAAGGGATAAAGTTTACTCTGTTTtctagaaagggaagaaaaaagctcTCAGTTCTGTTGGTAACTGCCTCCCTGAAACTCTGTGCCACATGTGTGTGGTTTAGCTGGCGACCGTGGTGTCTGTATGTATGTGGTCATAGATTTGTTATAACCTCTTGTCTGCCAAGGCAAGACCACCAGTTCCATTTTAATTCTAAGTTAACCTCAGGCTGGAGCCAATCCACGCTGCTTGAACATAAACGCTGACACTCAATCCACTCATCCTTTTGGCCccacaatttgtttttctttttctttttttcctaagaaagttTGAACATTTGTTAGCAATCCAAAACCAACACTTCATATACAAGACATAGTGATTACATAATCCTTTATAGGTTCTTATACTTCCACTGCATTGCAAACTTTGCAGTGGTTTCATAAAAATGTCTCCAATTAAAGAGCAGTTTCTAAATGGCATCTTTGGAGCTAGGACATCAAGTTTTACAGTGGTGATAACTGTAATTCTTTTGAGAAATACAGAATTGACACTTTAAGGGGAgggctctctcttttttaaaaaaaattgggtatagttgctttacagtattgtgctaGTTTTGcagttaaaagaaacaaaattgggtcatttagagggctctctttttaaagaaaagcttcaGACTGGCTTCTGTTCGTGTGTCTCttgaaatgagaaacaaaaactCACAGTATTATCTGGACCCCTGTACTTCCAAATTCTGGTAGTGAAAGGAAAATTGAAGTATCTTTTTTTCtgcataattttaatttctaatcaaaggaaaagaagagtGGAGTCTGTTAGGCTAATTTTCAGAACCACTAGTCACTTAATATCATGCCTATGACTAGATTTTCATCCCTAATTCTTAACTCTGAATTTAAATCTCCTGATTCTTAGGCAATCCAAGCACTTGTGAGCCTGACAAAGAGTTAGAACTTTTTTCCCTAATAATGTTTTGTGGCAAGCTCCCATGGTGGCCTATGTCCATTGGTTCAATTACAAAATTTGgttgatttaaatatatttctatatttggaGTTATCCTCATTCTCTGAGACAACCTGTTCTCTTTCCAGAAACCTCACTCTGTGACTTGTTTGGAGAAGTAACCAGTTAGACACATTGTGAAATTGCCAGGGGTTTCTCTCTTAGTTACTAACCAAGTTTCACAAACATCACATTATCAtgagttaaaaataatttctattgggCTGATGGGAGAGGAATGCCATAGTTAACTGCTAAAAATGATTGGGGTATTATGGGTGACGGGCTTCctacatggtgctagtggtaaagaacctgattgttgctggagacagaagagacacaggtttgatccctgaattgggaagatcccttggagaagagcatgCCAACCCACATGCCAACCCGataccctccagtattcttgcctggagaatactatggacagaggagcctggtcggttacagttcatagggtctcaaagagtcggacacaactaaagttacttagcacacacgcatattATGGGTGACATTAAGAAGGGTGTTAATGTTTCAGCCATTGACATCCAAGTTCCTACTTGTGGAGAGATGAATTCTGTCCTGGCAGGACTCCCCTGAGGGTGGAAGGTTGGATGTCAATGAAAGAGTGAAAGAAATTCTAGCTTTGAACCCATCAGATGATCCGGGTAAGCACTCCAACTCACTTTTAATGCACCAATGATTAATCATCTTATTCTACCTTatccaagcctcagttttatcatctgtaaaatggggataataaagcAGGACTGTGGCAAGGATTATACTGGACCACGCCTAGTAAATTGACTTGACCTCCTTGTTTGCTACCTGCTTCTCAAACTCCATCATGGACTAcaggagaggaagagagtgaaagaaaaaatgagagagagcaTGGAATCCAGAATAAATGTATCATTTGAAGCCCTGGATCCAGCTGTGGTTGAAGGAAGGTACCTTGGAATTTTTAGATACATTCTCTTCTTTGTTTAAGCCGAAGGATTTTGTTACTTGTGATTGCAAGAGTCCTGACATCTAATTCCCTTATTGGTCATTTCTAGAGAGattccagggcttctctggtggcttagaggtaaagaatccacctgcagtgtgggagacctgggttcaatccctggattgggaagattccctggattgggaagattccctggaaaagagaatgactacccattccagtattctgtcctggagaattccctggaccgagaagcctggcaggctacagtccatggggttgcaaagaatcagacatgactgagtgactttcacttttagagAGATTCTTAATACCTTATCTAGAATGTTCTGACATTGTTACTCAAATATAGCTAcctttctgagccttagttttcttgtATATTAACTGAGAACAGTAACACTCACttcatatttggaaaaataatataCACTCAAAGCATCAGCCCAGATTATTTGTTGACAAGCCCTGCAGGTGATTCTGATTTGGGCTAAAGTTTGAGATCTTCTGTCCTAATCATTACCTTTAAGCTGTAATTCACAAACTAGGTACTTATAGTGCATTAAAGTAATGTGTTCAATCAATGACTTCTGAATATCTGCTAATGTGCCATCACTGTACCTGTAGGTTTTATCATACAAAGCAAAACCAGAGCAAtcaaataaagacataaataaatacaagatcCCAACTGTCAGATCTGGTAACTTctgggaaggaaagaaatgtgaTACCAGAACTTATGACAAAGGGTGGGAGATAATGGTGGTGTCATAGTCTTTTCTCAGTAAGTGATGGGCGAGGACCTGCAAAAATGATGGTTCTCAACTTGCTGCATGTTGCAGTCATCTGGAGAGCCTTAAGAATGCCACTTCTCAGACTGCATCCCAGACCAATCAAAGCAGAAACTCATGGGGTCAGGGCAGGTATTGGTATTTTTTCAGCTCCCTGGGTGATTCCAACATGCAGCCTAGGTTTGGAACCACTATATTATAGGCTGCATAGAAAATATTTAGGCATCATACAAGAGTGGGAAATGTGATGGTATGCCAAAACCAAGAggcttttatggaaaaaaaaaatagagaaggcaTAAGATGTGTCTAtgaatgtgctcagtcattcagttgtgtctgactctgtgactccgttgactgtagcccacggggctactctgtccatggatttcccagggaagaatactggagtgggttgccatttcctcctccaggggaatcttcccaactcagggattgaacccacatctcctgcattgctaggcgggttgtttaccactgagccaccaggaaagcccaaacttagagttaccaaagggaaaaggggggaaggaggggcaaattaggattaacagatgcacagatattactatatataaaataaataacaagtacctactgtatagcacaggacattgtattcaatatcctataataaattatagtgaaaagaatatatatatgaatcactttgatgtgcaccagaaactaacatgctcagttgctaagttgtgtctgactcttctgtgagccatggactgtagactgccaggctcctctgtccatgagatttccagcaagagtactggagtgacttgccatttccttctccagaggatcttccctacccaggcatcaaacccacgtctcctgcattgacaaataGGTTCTTTACTCCCAAGACACCAAGAAGTGGtcagaaattaacacactattctaaatcagctatacttcaatttaaaaaaattaaaaacaaaaagaagatatGGTTTCTTTCCGGCCTCTTGCCTGGGCTTATGTGTTGCTTCAACCAGTAGAAAGCAGAGGATTTGATGATATGCCATAAGTCCTGGTCTCAAGAAGTCTCATGTGATCTTATTCTCTAGCTCAGCTAGCTCAATAGAGAATGAGAGACATTCATGGCTCAAACATCCCCATTACCTCAGCCAGCAGTCAGTCAATACCCTTAGACTCAGAGCTACCTAAGTGACCTATGGTGATCAAAGACACATGGTAGAGCTCAGCCAAGACAAGAAGAAGCATCTGGCTGACCCAGCCTCAACTCCTGAGCTGTAGAATCATAAGCTAAATAAGTGGATATattggggaggagccaagatggcagaggagtaggacggggagaacactttctcccccacaaattcatcaaaagagcatttaaacgtcgagtaaattccacaaaacaacttctgaatgccggcagaggacatcaggcacccagaaaagcaacccaactcttcgaaaggaggtaggaaaaaatattaaaaacaaaaaaaaaagagacaaagagggagggacggagttccgtcccgggaagggaatcttaaaaagagaggtttccaaacatcaggaaaccttctcactgccgaatctgtgccgagctttggaagcacagagggcaacataacagggagaaaaaataaatacacaatttaaaactcgcagattgcgagccctacggtaactcccccagcagagaagcagcgcagacgcctgcatccgccattagcgaatcagggctgggcagggaggcgcggcgtgggctgcatcgctgagagtaagaatctggcctgaataccctgagcgctatctgagcgaaataatttgggctagcaaaccagactgtgggatacctaccacgcgaaaagccagccctaacctaagaccaccaggcccgcgcacggaacaaaggactgaacagagatagccggctgcagatcttccccctccggtgacaggcagccagagccggaagggggcaatcgcagccccagagagacattatctataaaattgtaagcaggcttctttgctaactaaaacttcttgggggtctggacggtcaacatctgcctgagaaggtgcgccggttttacatccagataaccgagtggcggggaggcgataagtcgcagcattggcgctcgcctgggaagagcaaattggcgctcggacctgggaagagtacaaaacgcaggcccaactgagtctgcgcctctgaggactacccgagtgcctgaacctgagcggcttggacctgggaggtgcatgcagcccagggccagcctcggattgttcccggcggaacaacctagagtccgagcagtgtggacagggaggctacacgcgccgtgagcggggggcagacccagggtggctgaggcactgcgagcccacgccagtgttatttgtttgcaccctccctccctccctccccacagcgcgactgaacaagtaagcctaaaaaaaaaaaaaaaaaaagtgtcctccaccgtgccctttgagtcagggcggaaaccagatactgaagagactagcaaacagaagaagatataacagagggaaacgccttggaagctacaggcaatagatcaaaaccctgtggttactacggactacataggaaggggcctatagatcttgagaaatataaatcagaccaaggaactagccaaaaatgaactgaacccacaacacccacaaaaaaagaaacaaaaaagtcctagatatatttttattatttttacgatcattctttcttttttttttttaattaaaaaaaaaaatttaagtcctctattgttcctttaattttcacttttataacctattactttgcaaaaaaaaaaaaaaaaaagaccctatttttttcttcttcagcaaacttcatatgtatatattttataattttttgaccttgttgtttttttttttgttgttgttggtttttgtttttttctgcttttctttaacattgtatttttgaaattccaaactctactctagatttttaattttcgctttttggtatatgttatcaattttgtacctatagtttttttttatataatttctgtgattttttttttttcttcttcttctctgtttctttctcttcttcttttatataacattgtatatctgaaattccaaactttactctagattttcaatttatgctttttggtatttgatatcaattttgtacctgtattttctttataatttttgtgacattgttcgtatttgtttgtttgttttctctctttatttttcttcttctttttttttttaagattgtatttttgaaattccaaactctactccagatttttaatttttgctttctggtattagttatcaattttgtacctgtactttctttataattttcgcgaccttgtttgtttttgtttgttcattttttctctctttcttttccttcttcttttctttaacatcgtatttttgaaattccaaactatactctagattttcaattttcgctctctggtattagttatcaattttgtacctgtactttctttataattttcgcgaccttgtttgtttttgtttgttcgttctttctctctttcttttccttcttcttttccttaacatcgtatttttgaaattccaaactctactatagatttttaattttcgctctctggtattagttatcaattttgtacctgtactttctttataattttcacgaccttgtttgtttttgtttgttcgttctttctctctttcttttccttcttcttttctttaacatcgtatttttgaaattccaaactctactctagatttttaatttttgcttttatgtatttgttaccaattttgtacctttaaggacccaatcttcaggacccatttttcactagggagtgagattactggcttgactgctctctctccctttggaccctcctttttctccaccaggtcgcctgtgtctcctccctaacccctctctactctacccaactctgtgaatttctgagtgttccagacggtggagaacacttagggaactgattactggctggatctgtctccctccttttcattccccccttttatccttctggccacctttgttaccttcctccttcttctcttctctgtataaccccgtgaacatctctgagtggtccagtagtggagtgcacataaggaagtgactactggctagcccactctctccactattgattcacctcatctcatttgggtcacctctaactccctcctccctcttctcttctccatgtaaccctgtgaacctctctgagtgaccctcactgtagagaaacttatcatctttaatgtagatgttttatcaatggtgctgtatagaaggagaagttttgaaactactgtaaaaataagaccgataatcggaagcaggagacttaagtccaaaccctgactccagggaactcctgactccaaggaacattcattgacaggagctcatcaaatgcctccataccgacactgaaaccaagcaccacacaagggccaataagttccagggcaagatataccaagcaaattctccagcaacaaaggaacacagtcctgagcttcaagatacaggctgcccaaagtcaccccaaaactatagacatctcataactcattactggacatttcattgcactccagagagaagaaatacagctccacccaccagaacaccgacacaagcttccctaaccaggaaaccttgacaagccacctgtacaaacccacacacagtgaggaaacgccataataaagagaactccacaaactgccagaatacagaaaggacaccccaaactcagcaatttaaacaagatgaagagacagaggaatactcagcagataaaggaacaggataaatgcccaccaaaccaaacaaaagaggaagagatagggaatctacctgataaagaattccgaataatgatagtgaaattgatccaaaatcttgaaactaaaatggaatcacagataaatagcctggagacaaggattgagaagatgcaagaaaggtttaacaaggacctagaagaaataaaaaagagtcaatatataatgaataatgcaataagtgaaattaaaaacactctggaggcaacaaatagtagaataacagaggcagaagacaggattagtgaattagaagatagaatggtagaaataaatgaatcagagaggataaaagaaaaacgaattaaaagaaatgaggacaatctcagagacctccaggacaatattaaacgctacaacattcgaatcataggggttccagaagaagaagacaaaaagaaagaccatgagaaaatacttgaggaaataatagtggaaaacttccctaaaatggggaaggaaataatcacccaagtccaagaaacccagagagtaccaaacaggataaacccaaggagaaacaccccaagacacatattaatcaaattaacaaagatcaaacacaaagaacaaatattaaaagcagcaagggaaaaacaacaaataacacacaagggaattcccataaggataacagctgatctttcaatagaaactcttcaagccaggagggaatggcaagacatacttaaaatgatgaaagaaaataacctacagcccagattattgtacccagcaaggatctcattcaagtatgaaggagaaatcaaaagcttttcagacaagcaaaagctgagagaattctgcaccaccaaaccagctctccaacaaatactaaaggatattctctagacaggaaacacaaaaacggtgtataaactcgaacccaaaacaataaagtaaatggcaacgggaacatacttatcagtaattaccttaaatgtaaatgggttgaatgccccaaccaaaagacaaagactggctgaatggatacaaaaacaagacccctacatatgttgtctacaagagacccacctcaaaacaggggacacatacagactgaaagtgaagggctggaaaaagattttccatgcaaatagggaccaaaagaaagcaggagtagcaatactcatatcagataaaatagactttaaaacaaaggcggtgaaaagagacaaagaaggtcactacataatgatcaaaggatcaatccaagaagaagatataacaattataaacatatatgcacccaacacgggagcaccacagtacgtaagacaaatgctaacaagtatgaaaggagaaattaacaataacacaataatagtgggagactttaataccccacttacacctatggatagatcaactaaacagaaaattaacaaggaaacacaaactttaaacgatacaatagaccaattagacctaattgatatctataggtcatttcatcccaaaacaatgaatttcacctttttctcaagcgcacatggaaccttctccaggatagatcacatcctgggccataaagctagccttggtaaattcaaaaaaatagaaatcattccaagcattttttctgaccacaatgcagtaagattagatctcaattacaggagaaaaactattaaaaattccaacatatggaggctgaacaacacgctgctgaataaccaacaaatcacagaagaaatcaaaaaagaaatcaaaatttgcatagaaacgaatgaaaatgaaaacacaacaacccaaaacctgtgggacacggtaaaagcagtcctaaggggaaagttcatagcaatacaggcacacctcaagaaacaagaaaaaagtcaaataaataacctaactctacacctaaagcaactagaaaaggaagaaatgaagaaccccagggttagtagaaggaaagaaatcttaaaaattagagcagaaataaatgcaaaagaaacaaaagagaccatagcaaaaatcaacaaaaccaaaagctggttctttgaaaggataaataaaattgacaaaccattagccagactcatcaagaaacaaagggagaaaaatcaaatcaacaaaattagaaacgaaaatggagagatcacaacagacaacacagaaatacaaaggatcataagagactactatcaacaattatatgccaataaaatggacaacgtggaagaaatggacaaattcttagaaaagtacaactttccaaaactggaccaggaagaaatagaaaatcttaacagacccatcacaagcatggaaattgaaactgtaatcaaaaatcttccagcaaacaaaagccccggtccagatggcttcacagctgaattctaccaaaaatttagagaagagctaacacctatcctgctcaaactcttccagaaaattgcagaggaaggtaaacttccaaactcattctatgaggccaccatcaccctaataccaaaacctgacaaagatcccacaaaaaaagaaaactacaggccaatatcactgatgaacatagatgcaaaaatccttaacaaaattctagcaatcagaatccaacaacacattaaaaagatcatacaccatgatcaagtgggctttatcccagggatgcaaggattcttcaatatccgcaaatcaatcaatgtaatacaccacattaacaaattgaaaaataaaaaccatatgattatctcaatagatgcagagaaagcctttgacaaaattcaacatccatttatgataaaa
It encodes:
- the L1TD1 gene encoding LINE-1 type transposase domain-containing protein 1, producing the protein MKRQRNTQQIKEQDKCPPNQTKEEEIGNLPDKEFRIMIVKLIQNLETKMESQINSLETRIEKMQERFNKDLEEIKKSQYIMNNAISEIKNTLEATNSRITEAEDRISELEDRMVEINESERIKEKRIKRNEDNLRDLQDNIKRYNIRIIGVPEEEDKKKDHEKILEEIIVENFPKMGKEIITQVQETQRVPNRINPRRNTPRHILIKLTKIKHKEQILKAAREKQQITHKGIPIRITADLSIETLQARREWQDILKMMKENNLQPRLLYPARISFKYEGEIKSFSDKQKLREFCTTKPALQQILKDIL